A window of Sedimentibacter sp. MB31-C6 genomic DNA:
TATAAAAACCATATTTCAAACATGTAAAGAAATTATTTGAATTATATCTGTCATTTATGAAAATATTCAAACTGAGCATTTACAGAATGTCAGAAAAGCATACAATATTTATATAATAGTAAATATTGGAGGTTAGTAATGCAAACTGGCAAGAATAATTACACAATTTATAAACTTACTGTTATTGGTTTAATGTCAGCTATGGTTTTTGTAGCAACTAATTTTAGAATTGAAATTCCTACACCGTTAGGTAAAACAATGCTTCATTTAGGAAATGTTATGTGTTTATTAAGTGGTTTACTTTTTGGGAGTACAATAGGCGGATTATCTGCAGGTTTTGGTTCAGCCATTTTTGATTTGTTTGATCCAGCATTTGCACCTGAGTTTTGGATAACTTTCATTTTGAAATTTGCCATGGGATATATAGCAGGCAAAATTTCTCATATTAATGGATATAATGGAGAAAATAAAAAGGCAAATTTAGTTGCAGCTATATTAGGCGCAGCAATGTATGTATTATTGTATATATCAAAAACAATAATTTTGCAGTTTATAGTGTTGCAAAGTAGATGGGAGGCAGTGGCTGCAGTTGCAGGAACTAAATTTATTGTTTCATCTACTAATGCAATTATAGCTGTGGTAGCCTCTATATTATTAACATTTAGTTTAAGGGGGCCTTTAAAATCGGCTGGTATATATAATAAGTTGAATAAATAGAATTTACTTTAAGTGACAAAAAAGTTATTAATAATAAAAAGTCTTGAACAAATTTTCATTTGCCCAAGACTTTTTTTAATTATAGTTAATTAATTTTATAAAAATTATTTATTTTTTCTGCATCTTCTTCTATCTTCGTCTTCTTCAAGTAATTCTTCTAAACACTCGAACACATCATCACAGTCAAATCTTCTTCTGCGACGACAATTTCCGTTATTTTCTTCAAGAGCATCTTCAAGCAATTCTTCTAAGCACTCGAACACATCATCACAGTCAAACCTTCTTCTGCGACGACAATCTCTGTCAAAGCCACCATTTGGGCTTACAGAGTTATCGCAATGATGATGTTTGTTATTTTCTTCTTCAAGAGCATCTTCAAGTAATTCTAATAAACATTCAAAGACAAAATCACAATCGAATCTTCTTCTACCTCTTTCACCTTCAACGTTATTACATCTTCTTCGGTTTGCACCAGCTACATTATTTGATCTATTAACCATTAATAACACCTTTTTATAGTAAATTTTTTGAGGCCAAGCTCATTATCATCATATTCAACTAGTAAAGAAGTGTTACAACATGTCTAAATTTTTTTATTAAATATAGTTATAATGAACAAACAATAATAATTGATTATTTTGTTTTGTATATTGAAATGATCCATCCGATAGATAATCCAATTACCATTGGAATTATCCAACCCATTCCTAAATTAAAAAATGGCAGATAATTATTATAAAATTCTAATATATTATTGATAAACGTCTGATTCTTTATTATATCAGGCATAGCATTTAAAGCATCGGCGATACTTACAAATAATGTACAAAGTGTTGTAAACAAATATACAATTTGTTTGTCTTTGAATAATGGAGATAATATTCCTAATATAATTAGAGCTATTGCTAAAGGATATAAAAACATTAATACTGGGATTGATAAAGCAATTATTTGTGTCAATCCTATATTTGCTACAAAACAAGCAATGAGGGTGAAAATTATTACAAAGGATTTATAATTCAAGAAATTAGGAAACATATCATTAAATGTTTCCGAGCAAGCAGTAATTAATCCTATTGCAGTTTTTAGACAGGCAACAGTTACTATAATAGCCAGTAAGATACTTCCAAAGGAACCGAAATAGTAATTTGCAATTTGAGCTAATGCAATTCCACCATTATCTGATACTTCAAATAACGAAACACTTGTTGCTCCAAGGTAAGATAAGCTACTATAGATTAAACCCATTAGCAAAATACTAACAAGTCCTGATTTTATTGTATTTATAGCTATGTTTTTAGGGTCATTTACTCCTAATTCTTTTATTGTTTGCACTACAATAATACCAAATGCTAAGGATGCCAAAGCATCCATTGTGTTATAGCCTTCTGTAAACCCCTTGAAAAAGGGAGCTGTTTTATACATTCCATTAATGGCAGCATCTGAAATACTACCCATAGGTTTTGAAATACCAGCTATAACTAAAACAGCTAAAAAAATTAAAAAGATTGGATTTAAAATTTTGCCAACCCATACTAAAATTTTGCTAGGTTTCATTGAAAAGAACAATGCGGCTAAGAAAAATATAATTGTAAATATTGCTAAACCTAAAGCATGGTATTCTGTAGAAATGTAAGGTGCAAAACTTATTTCAAATGGCACAGTTCCAGTTCTTGGTAGAGCGAAAAAGGGTCCAATTGTTAAGTATAATAAAATAGTCATAATATATCCATATATAGGATGTACTCTACTTGATAAATCAAATAAACCATTACTTCTTGAAATGCCTATTGCTACAACTCCTAAAAAAGGCAAGCCTATTGCTGTTATCAAAAATCCTACTGTAGCTATAATCATATTACTTCCAGCTTCCTGTCCCATATGTACAGGAAAAATCAAATTTCCGGCTCCGAAGAATAGTCCAAATAACATTGAGCCAATTAAAATATTTGATGTTAAATTTAAGCGCTTATCCATACTTTTCTCCTTTATAAGCAAAAATAAAGCTCCTGAGTATCTTGTCATAGAGATTTACTCAGAAACTATACAATTTTAACATGAAAAATTTTATTGTGCAAGCTTGTAAATTTTAATAATTTTAAAGTAGGAGCATTGGAGAATATCTCCAATGCTTCTGATGCTTCAAATGCATTTAGTGTTTTTCTGGAATAATAATGTATTCAGTATAAGGTTCTCCTGTTACAATAGGAGTAAGTTTTACGTTAAAGGTAGTAGTTATATTAGGGAAAATTTCCATATTAATTACAACAATTGGATAATATCCTATAGCTTCCACCCTCATATGGTATTCGTCTCGATTTTCCTCTTCATTACCAAATTCATGTATTACAGGTAATTCTATAGGAGGTACCTTACCATTTTCATCTGTTGTATAACTTACAATAAGATTTTCCTCTGCGGCTTCATTATATATACCTCTAACACTATAAAGGTATATACTTACTTTAGCATTATTAATTGGAATAGAGTTATTATCTGAAAATACCCCGATGTCTAAAAAACCTGTAATTTTATTATTGTCATCAACTTCATTTAATTCTAATTTACTAATTAAAATGTTCTTAACTTTATAAGGCTTTCTTGCATCTATCATAATTATAACATCCTTTCGTATGTTCTATTTAATATAATATATGCAAAAAACACTTGATTGCAATCATAGACTTATCTTATATCTCTTAGATGAATTTAAATGATATATTTAAGCAAAATATTAGATAAATCTGTTATTAGTAGGTTTAGAAATATTTTTGAGTGCTACTTCGGCATTATCTTGTAATTTTGGCTCAACTGAAATGTCTCCTAATGAAACCATACCTACAAGCTTATTGTTTTTAACAATCGGTAGTCTTCTTATTTGATTTTCGCTCATGATTCTTACTGCTTCATGAGCATCCATATTGGGATTTCCTACGATAGGATTAGGTGTCATAATATCTTTAACACTTTTATGTCCGGTATTTTGTCCTGAAGCTACGGATCTCAAAATAATATCTCTATCTGTAACAATGCCAATTACCTCTTGGTGTTCACATACAGGTAATGAACCAACATTATATTGCTTCATTTGTTGCGCAGCTCTTTCAATAGGATCGCTAGAATTTAAATAAGCTATACTATTTGACGTCATTATATCTTGTATTTTCAAAAAAATCACCTCCATGTATATACTAACCAATGAAAGCCATTTTTATTACTTATATAAGTTATTGACAATAAAAAAAACTGGATGTATAATACATGTATACAACTGTTTTTATATTATATAAAAATATAAGGAGAATGAATCTTGGAGAAAAATAAGGTAGTTAGAAGTCGTAGAAAAAACTTGGCTCAATATGCTTATAAAGAAATAAGAAACAGAATTTATTTCAATCAGATAAAGCCTGGGGAACTTATTAAGGAAAATAACTTAGCAGAAGAACTAGGTATTAGCAGAACTCCAGTTAGAGAAGCAATAAAAATGCTAGCTAGCGAAGATTTAATTGAAGTTAGGGAAGGTGTTGGAACTTTTGTTAAGATACTTTCGTTTAAGGACATAAGGGATATATTTGAAGTTAGAAAAGCATTAGAGGCAATTGCAGTGAAGTCTGCTATAAATAGAATTACAGAAAGTGACTTAAAAGGGTTAGAAGACGATTTTAATCGAATATCTATGGAATTAGAAAAAGGTAAATTGACGAGAGAAGAATTTACAGATGTGGATATGAAGGTTCATGAATTAATATTTAATAGATGTGAAAATTCCTTTGCAAGAGGAATATTTGAAGATATAAAATTAAAAATAAAACAATACCAATTTTTGTCATATGAATCACTAAATAACAGCAATGAAAGCATATTGCAACATTTGGAGATAATTAATCTTTTAAGAAAAAAAGACTTAAATAGCTTAATTACAACATTAAATAATCATATTGATTGGTCTTTAAAATGTTTTTTAATGTATGATTGATTAAGTATTCAACTGATCATGAAAATATTTTCATTGACAAGTTTAATTTTTGATGTATAATAGATGTATACATGTAGTATATATCTATTATACTTGTAGGAGGATATCGATGCCAATTTTGTTAGAAGAAGACATGAAAATCAAATTACCTCAAATGTTTAAAGTAAAACAGTCCTTTGAAAATAAAAAGATTGAAAACATTGAGGAAAAGGTAAAAGCAGAAATACATAAGGAAGTTATAAAAAATAAGATTTACCCAGGCCAAAAAATAGCAGTAGCAGTTGGAAGTAGAGGAATTAAGAATTTATTTTTGATTGTGAAAACGATTATAAATGAATTGAAAACATTTGGCGCATGTCCATATATAGTTTCTGCCATGGGAAGTCATGGTAATGGATCTGAAGAAGGTCAAAAGGAAGTTTTGGAGGGTTATGGAATTACAAAGGAAAAATTAGGTGTTGAAATTATCACAACAGTCGATGTTGTGAAATTAGGTCAAACTTCGAAAGGCTTAGATGTATATTTTGATAAAGCTGCTTATAAGGCAGATTTAGTCATACCTGTCAATAGGGTGAAGTTACATACTGATTTTGTAGGTGATTTGCAAAGTGGATTGTGTAAGATGATGGTAATTGGTCTTGGTAATCATGTAGGTTGTTCTTCTATTCATGAAGAGAATCCAGACTTTTTTGCTAGTATTTTAGAAGAGGCAGCAAATATAATAATTTCTAAAGCTAATATTGGATTTGGTGTAGCTATTTTAGAGAATGCATATGATGAAACTTTAATGATTGAGTCAGTGCCTAGTGAAAACATGATTAAGAGAGAGAAAGAGCTAGTAAAAATAGCTAAGGATAATATGCCAACCTTAATGATACCTGATATTGATGTTTTAGTTGTTGAAGAAATCGGAAAAGATATTTCAGGGGCTGGATACGATCCAAATATTTTGGGCAGAAGTTCAGTTCTGAAAAAGTATGTTTTAAAAGTTCCTCAAATTAAGAAAATGGTATTGCTAGATATTACTCAGGAATCTCATGGTAATGGAATAGGAGTGGGACTTTTTGACATAATTATTAAAAATGTTTTTGAAAAACTCGACTTACCATCAATGTATGCAAATGCAATTGCTTGTAAATGTATTGACGATATAAAAATTCCACTTATAGCAGATTCAGAGGATGAAGCAATAAAGATAGCTATAAAAACATGTAGAGATATTAATAAAGAAAAACTTAAAATTGTAAAGATAAAAAATACATTATCCTTAGAATATATATATGTATCTGAAACTTTAATAGATTATGTAAAAAGTAATAAAAAATTATGCTTAGTAGAGTAGTGAATGAAATTCTTTTATATAATGAATCATGAAAATGTTTTAATTAATGATTAAAGTACTTATTTAAGTTGATAAACAATTATATTTATATTTTTTTATAAATAGTTAAATATATACAAGTAAAAGGAGGAAAACAAGTGATATTAACACAAGAGCAGCAGGACATGCTAGATGGCAAGTATGGAGAAGGTACAGCCTTTGCAATGAAAATTCAAGTAGCCATTGGAGAGTCTTTTGATGCAAAAAGGATGGTGCCAATAACTAGAGCACATGTTGCATTAAGCAACCAGGAAGCTGATTTGTGGTTTGCAGAGAAATTATTAAAAGCAGGAGCAAAATGTAGGATTGCCCCTACTGTAAATCCTGGATTTTGTTTATCGTTTTTTAAGAACAAAAGCATGGTTTCTAAAGAAGATGCAGATTTAATGCAGAGAACTCATAATGCATACAAAGGATTAGGTGCAGTATTAAGTTATAATTGTACACCTTACATTGATACTAATGTACCTAATTATGGTGAAGTAATTGCATTCTCTGAATCTAGTGCAACTCCATATGTAAATTCAGTTTGGGGTGCAAGAAGTAACAGGGAAGGCGCAAACAGCGCACTTTGTGCAGCTATTACTGGATATGTACCTGAATATGGATTATTGTTTGATGAAAATAGAAAAGGTAATATATTAGTAGAAGTTAAAGCAGATATGAAAACACCTTATGACTATCATTTGCTTGGAATGCTTGGTAAGAAAATTGGAAATGGAATTCCAGTTTTTACAGGATTGCCGAAACATATTTCAAAAGAATCTTTAAGAAATCTTGGAGCTCAATTAAATACATCTGGAGCATATGGAATGTTTCACATAGTTGGATTTACTCCTGAAGCACCAACTATTGATGCTGCTTTTGGTGGGGTAAAACCTGATAGAAAAGTTGTTATAACTAATGATGATTTAACTGAAATATTAGATGAAATATCTTTAAAAGGAAATAGAAATATTGACTTTGCTATGTTTGGATGTCCTCATTTTACTTTGGAAGAAGTTAAGTATATAGCAGAAAAAATAAAAGGCAAGAAACTAAAGAAGGAAATGTGGATACTTACATCAAGTCATGTAAAGGAAATGGCTGTTAGAATGGGATTTGATGATATTATTTTAGAATCTGGAGGATTTATTGTTCCAGATACTTGTCCAGATCAACCATGTTGGAGTCATTTGAAAGGAAAGGTTGGAATAACTGAATCACCAAAATGTGCTTATTACCCCCAGAGAAGAGGAATACATTTTGTTATTAGAGATTTGGAAACTTGCATTAATGCCGCATTGACTGGAGAGGTGAAGTAATGGATAAGAAGAAATTTAGTTGTCATAAAATATCAGAAGGAGTTGCTGAAGCAGAAGCAATAATATCTAAGGATGATATTATGTTCTATTTAATCGAACCGGAAACTGGTAAAATAATCGAACCAGCCCATGATATAGAAGGAAAGTCAATGGCTAAAAAAACATTGATTTTTCCAAGTGGAAAGGGAAGCTCGGTTGTACAAGCTGATGGATTATATCAGCTAAATCAAAGAGGAAATGCACCAAAAGCGATGATAATACAATACCCTGAGACAGTTCTTGTTTCAAGTGCTATAATTATGGAAATTCCAATGGTGGATAAGGTAGACCCAGAATTTTATGAAGTTGTAAAAGATGGTGACCTAGTAAGAGTTGACGCAGATAATGGTATTGTAGAAATTTTAAATTAATTAGGAGGTAAGAAATGAAAAAGTATTTAAGTTTAGTTTTAATAGTTGTGTTAATGTTTACAGTGGCAGTTGGATGTTCTAACACGGAATCTGCTGGTGGTAATGAAAACCCTGGTGAAGAAACACAAAATGAAAAAGTTGAAAGTATAACTTTACAAGTTGGACATGTTGAACCTGAAGACAGATCTACTCATCAAGCATTGTTAGAATTTAAAAAAGAAGTTGAAACTAATTCAAATGGTAGTATTAAAATTGAAATCCATCCAAATGGAGCATTAGGTGGAGATGTTCAATTAACTGAATCAGTAGCAATGGGTACTTTAGATATGGCCTTGCCTGCTACATCTGTATTAGTTACATACTCACCAGAGTTCGGTATATTGGATATGCCTTACTTGTTTAGCAATACTGACAACGCTTTTGCAGCAATGGATGGACAAGTTGGAGATCATTTTAACAGTTTGTTAGAACCAGTAGGAATAAAAAATTTAGGATATTCATTTAATGGACTTAGAAGTATAACAAACAGTGTAAGACCTATAAATGAACCGGCAGATTTAGATGGATTAAAGGTTAGAGTTATGGAAAGTCCTGTATTTATTGATTTCTTTGAGACATTGGGAGCTAATGCAACTCCTATGAGCTTTAATGAATTATTTACTGGATTACAACAAAAAACAGTAGAAGCACAGGAAAATCCACCTTCATTAATATTTTCTAATAAATTTTATGAAGTTCAAGATTACTTAAGTTTAACTGAACATGTTAATAACTTCCTAGCTTTTATAATGAATAAAGGTACATTTGATTCGCTTAGTACTGAACAACAAGAAATAATCACTACAGCAGCAAACAATTATGTAAATTTACAAAGAGATATGGAACTTAGCGATACGAGTAAATATGTAGATTTATTAGGTACAGAAGGTGGATTAGAGGTAAATGAAATAACTGATGAAAATAAACAAAAATTCAGAGATGCTTTAGAGCCTATGTATGAAAAATATAGAGGAGAATTTGGTCAAGATTTATTTGACATGGCTGAACAATACAACAAATAATGTTTTATATTACATGGGACAAATTTATATTTGTCCCAAGCCATATAGAAAGAAGAGATAGTATATGAATAAAATAATAAAAATATATGATAAATTCGAAGAATACTTGTTGGTTGGCAGTCTGGTATTTAACGTAATTATAGTATTTGCACAAGTTATAATGAGGTCTGTATTTAATTATTCACTATCGTGGACAGAAGAATTTTCTAGGTACATATTCATATGGCAAACCTGGTTAGGTACAAGTACTGCTTTAAAATACAATGAACATATTAAGGTAGAATTAATTTACACTTATATTAAAAATGAAAAAGTTAAAAAAGCGATAAAAATCATAGCTTATTTAATATGGTTTGCATTTAGTTTATTCTTAGCATACAATGGATTGAAGTTAAGTCAATCTATGATTAGCAGAAATGCATTATCGTCTGGTATGAGAATACCATTAGCTTTTGTTTATGTGTCACTTCCTATAAGTTCATTACTTATTTGCTTAAGATTAATACCTAAAATTATTAGTGATTTTAGAAATATGAATAATGAAGTAGCAGAAGGAGGTAATACAGAATGGAAGCAGTAACTTTATTTGGTATATTCTTTGTTTTGCTATTTTTGTCAGTTCCAATAGGTTATGCAATTGGAATATCAACTTTACTTTCTTTGATGATATATTCCGACATACCTCTGTTAATGATTTCTCAGAATTCTATAGCTGGGGTAGATAGTTTTCCATTATTAGCTATTCCATTTTTCATGCTTGCTGGAAATTTAATGAGTAGTGGTGGTATTGCAAAACGATTGGTAAATTTCTTTGAAAGCTGCATCGGACATAAAACTGGTGGATTAGGAATGGTTACCGTTGTAGTGTGTATGTTTTTTGCTGCAATTTCAGGCTCTGCAGTTGCAACTGTTTCAGCAGTTGGAGCATTCATGATACCTGAAATGGTAAACCATGGATATAATAAATCATTTAGTACTGCATTAACTGCTGCAGCTGGAACGATTGGAGTAATTATTCCTCCAAGTATTCCCTTTGTAATATATGGAGTAGTATCAGGGACTTCAATTACTGATATGTTTACTGCTGGTTTTTTGCCTGGCATTATGATGGGAGCAGCATTAATGTTAATGACTTATATTGTATCAAAAAAGAATGGATATAGAGGAAAGAAAGTTAAATCTACGTGGAATGAAAGATGGGTAGCTTTTAAAGATGCATTTTGGGCTATTTTGTCTCCAGTAATTATACTAGGCGGTATTTATTCTGGTTTCTTTACTCCAACTGAGGCAGCTGTAATATCCGTAGTATATTCATTTATTGTAGGGGTTTTTGTATACAAGGAGTTAGATTTAAAGGGCTCATATAAATCATTCAAAGATGCAATAGTAGTTAA
This region includes:
- a CDS encoding ECF transporter S component, which translates into the protein MQTGKNNYTIYKLTVIGLMSAMVFVATNFRIEIPTPLGKTMLHLGNVMCLLSGLLFGSTIGGLSAGFGSAIFDLFDPAFAPEFWITFILKFAMGYIAGKISHINGYNGENKKANLVAAILGAAMYVLLYISKTIILQFIVLQSRWEAVAAVAGTKFIVSSTNAIIAVVASILLTFSLRGPLKSAGIYNKLNK
- the brnQ gene encoding branched-chain amino acid transport system II carrier protein, coding for MDKRLNLTSNILIGSMLFGLFFGAGNLIFPVHMGQEAGSNMIIATVGFLITAIGLPFLGVVAIGISRSNGLFDLSSRVHPIYGYIMTILLYLTIGPFFALPRTGTVPFEISFAPYISTEYHALGLAIFTIIFFLAALFFSMKPSKILVWVGKILNPIFLIFLAVLVIAGISKPMGSISDAAINGMYKTAPFFKGFTEGYNTMDALASLAFGIIVVQTIKELGVNDPKNIAINTIKSGLVSILLMGLIYSSLSYLGATSVSLFEVSDNGGIALAQIANYYFGSFGSILLAIIVTVACLKTAIGLITACSETFNDMFPNFLNYKSFVIIFTLIACFVANIGLTQIIALSIPVLMFLYPLAIALIILGILSPLFKDKQIVYLFTTLCTLFVSIADALNAMPDIIKNQTFINNILEFYNNYLPFFNLGMGWIIPMVIGLSIGWIISIYKTK
- a CDS encoding CBS domain-containing protein, which encodes MKIQDIMTSNSIAYLNSSDPIERAAQQMKQYNVGSLPVCEHQEVIGIVTDRDIILRSVASGQNTGHKSVKDIMTPNPIVGNPNMDAHEAVRIMSENQIRRLPIVKNNKLVGMVSLGDISVEPKLQDNAEVALKNISKPTNNRFI
- a CDS encoding GntR family transcriptional regulator, coding for MEKNKVVRSRRKNLAQYAYKEIRNRIYFNQIKPGELIKENNLAEELGISRTPVREAIKMLASEDLIEVREGVGTFVKILSFKDIRDIFEVRKALEAIAVKSAINRITESDLKGLEDDFNRISMELEKGKLTREEFTDVDMKVHELIFNRCENSFARGIFEDIKLKIKQYQFLSYESLNNSNESILQHLEIINLLRKKDLNSLITTLNNHIDWSLKCFLMYD
- a CDS encoding lactate racemase domain-containing protein, which translates into the protein MPILLEEDMKIKLPQMFKVKQSFENKKIENIEEKVKAEIHKEVIKNKIYPGQKIAVAVGSRGIKNLFLIVKTIINELKTFGACPYIVSAMGSHGNGSEEGQKEVLEGYGITKEKLGVEIITTVDVVKLGQTSKGLDVYFDKAAYKADLVIPVNRVKLHTDFVGDLQSGLCKMMVIGLGNHVGCSSIHEENPDFFASILEEAANIIISKANIGFGVAILENAYDETLMIESVPSENMIKREKELVKIAKDNMPTLMIPDIDVLVVEEIGKDISGAGYDPNILGRSSVLKKYVLKVPQIKKMVLLDITQESHGNGIGVGLFDIIIKNVFEKLDLPSMYANAIACKCIDDIKIPLIADSEDEAIKIAIKTCRDINKEKLKIVKIKNTLSLEYIYVSETLIDYVKSNKKLCLVE
- a CDS encoding aconitase X catalytic domain-containing protein, with translation MILTQEQQDMLDGKYGEGTAFAMKIQVAIGESFDAKRMVPITRAHVALSNQEADLWFAEKLLKAGAKCRIAPTVNPGFCLSFFKNKSMVSKEDADLMQRTHNAYKGLGAVLSYNCTPYIDTNVPNYGEVIAFSESSATPYVNSVWGARSNREGANSALCAAITGYVPEYGLLFDENRKGNILVEVKADMKTPYDYHLLGMLGKKIGNGIPVFTGLPKHISKESLRNLGAQLNTSGAYGMFHIVGFTPEAPTIDAAFGGVKPDRKVVITNDDLTEILDEISLKGNRNIDFAMFGCPHFTLEEVKYIAEKIKGKKLKKEMWILTSSHVKEMAVRMGFDDIILESGGFIVPDTCPDQPCWSHLKGKVGITESPKCAYYPQRRGIHFVIRDLETCINAALTGEVK
- a CDS encoding aconitase X swivel domain-containing protein, with the translated sequence MDKKKFSCHKISEGVAEAEAIISKDDIMFYLIEPETGKIIEPAHDIEGKSMAKKTLIFPSGKGSSVVQADGLYQLNQRGNAPKAMIIQYPETVLVSSAIIMEIPMVDKVDPEFYEVVKDGDLVRVDADNGIVEILN
- a CDS encoding TRAP transporter substrate-binding protein encodes the protein MKKYLSLVLIVVLMFTVAVGCSNTESAGGNENPGEETQNEKVESITLQVGHVEPEDRSTHQALLEFKKEVETNSNGSIKIEIHPNGALGGDVQLTESVAMGTLDMALPATSVLVTYSPEFGILDMPYLFSNTDNAFAAMDGQVGDHFNSLLEPVGIKNLGYSFNGLRSITNSVRPINEPADLDGLKVRVMESPVFIDFFETLGANATPMSFNELFTGLQQKTVEAQENPPSLIFSNKFYEVQDYLSLTEHVNNFLAFIMNKGTFDSLSTEQQEIITTAANNYVNLQRDMELSDTSKYVDLLGTEGGLEVNEITDENKQKFRDALEPMYEKYRGEFGQDLFDMAEQYNK
- a CDS encoding TRAP transporter small permease, yielding MNKIIKIYDKFEEYLLVGSLVFNVIIVFAQVIMRSVFNYSLSWTEEFSRYIFIWQTWLGTSTALKYNEHIKVELIYTYIKNEKVKKAIKIIAYLIWFAFSLFLAYNGLKLSQSMISRNALSSGMRIPLAFVYVSLPISSLLICLRLIPKIISDFRNMNNEVAEGGNTEWKQ
- a CDS encoding TRAP transporter large permease; the encoded protein is MEAVTLFGIFFVLLFLSVPIGYAIGISTLLSLMIYSDIPLLMISQNSIAGVDSFPLLAIPFFMLAGNLMSSGGIAKRLVNFFESCIGHKTGGLGMVTVVVCMFFAAISGSAVATVSAVGAFMIPEMVNHGYNKSFSTALTAAAGTIGVIIPPSIPFVIYGVVSGTSITDMFTAGFLPGIMMGAALMLMTYIVSKKNGYRGKKVKSTWNERWVAFKDAFWAILSPVIILGGIYSGFFTPTEAAVISVVYSFIVGVFVYKELDLKGSYKSFKDAIVVNGATTFMVGLSTAFAAYLTMEQIPAMIANAIIGITDNGIIILLLINLFLLLVGMFIDNIPATIILSPILLPVVTSLGMSPVTFGIMLTMNLAIGFCTPPYGINLFVASAISKISMEDISKQIIRMIGALILVLLVVTFVPFFTTMFL